Proteins from one Rhinolophus ferrumequinum isolate MPI-CBG mRhiFer1 chromosome 15 unlocalized genomic scaffold, mRhiFer1_v1.p scaffold_54_arrow_ctg1_1, whole genome shotgun sequence genomic window:
- the CLDN9 gene encoding claudin-9: protein MASAGLELLGMTLAVLGWLGTLVSCALPLWKVTAFIGNSIVVAQVVWEGLWMSCVVQSTGQMQCKVYDSMLALPQDLQAARALCVIALLLALLGLLVAITGAQCTTCVEDEGAKARIVLTAGVILLLSGILVLIPVCWTAHAIIQDFYNPLVAEALKRELGASLYLGWAAAALLMLGGGLLCCTCPPPQIERPRGPRLGYSIPSRSGTSGMDKRDYV from the coding sequence ATGGCTTCAGCTGGCCTAGAACTCCTGGGCATGACCCTGGCTGTGCTGGGCTGGCTGGGGACCCTGGTGTCCTGCGCCCTGCCCCTGTGGAAGGTGACCGCCTTCATCGGCAACAGCATTGTGGTGGCCCAGGTGGTGTGGGAGGGGCTCTGGATGTCCTGTGTGGTGCAGAGCACAGGCCAGATGCAGTGTAAGGTGTACGACTCAATGCTGGCGCTGCCCCAGGACCTGCAGGCTGCCCGCGCCCTGTGCGTCATCGCCCTCCTGCTAGCCCTGCTCGGCCTCCTGGTGGCCATCACGGGTGCCCAGTGCACCACCTGCGTGGAGGACGAAGGAGCCAAAGCCCGTATCGTGCTCACAGCGGGGGTCATCCTCCTCCTCTCGGGCATCCTGGTTCTCATCCCTGTCTGCTGGACTGCGCATGCCATCATCCAGGACTTCTACAACCCCCTGGTGGCCGAGGCCCTCAAGCGGGAGCTGGGGGCCTCCCTCTACCTGGGCTGGGCGGCAGCGGCCCTGCTCATGCTGGGTGGGGGCCTCCTCTGCTGCacgtgccccccaccccagatcGAAAGGCCCCGCGGACCCAGGCTGGGCTACTCCATCCCCTCCCGCTCGGGGACTTCCGGAATGGACAAGAGGGACTATGTGTGA